GCATGTTGCAGTCGGAAACGCCCAGGTAGGTGAGAATCAGCTTCAACTCGTTCAGGTAAGCCTTCGCTTCCAACGGCGAACGCATATCAGGCTGGCTCACGATTTCCAAAAGCGGCGTGCCGGTTCGATTTAGATCGACGCGAGTATCGGCCTTACCGGCCGCTTCGTCGTGCATCGACTTGCCGGCGTCTTCTTCGAGGTGAGCCCGAATGATCCCAACCTTCTTGGGCTCGAACTGCTGCTTCGGATCGCTGATGGCAAGATAACCATCTTCCGACATCGGCAGATCAAACTGGCTGATCTGGTACCCTTTCGGCAAGTCGGGATAGTAGTAGTTTTTGCGATCCCACTTGGTAAACCGGGGCACGTTCAAGTTGAGCGCACAGGCGGTCTTCAAACCCAGCTGAAAGGCCTCGCGATTCATCACCGGCAACGAACCTGGCATCCCCAAACAAACCGGACAGGTCTGCGTATTGGGGGCAGCCCCAAACTTGGTGCTACACCGACAGAAGAGCTTCGTCTTCGTCGCCAATTGCACGTGAACTTCCAGCCCGATAATGATCTCGTAGTCGTCGCTCATGACTTTTCCTGGAATCGTTCTTTTCCTGAGCTTGTGCGAGCAAGAGTGGTCTCTTGATGAGGCACGCTTACACAGCAAACAAGTCATCAACCTCTTAGCCAGCCCCAAAGGGGCGATATGTAATAGCCAGGGGCGTAAGCCCCTGGAACCTTGTGTCAATCAATCGCCAGCCCCAAAGGGGCGACATCGTCTTTCCTACTCGAACACATATTTCGGATCATACTCAATGTGGTGCTTCTCCAAAAACGAGAGAAACTCCTCCTGAAACGTTCGTGTTCGATGATGCTCCTTTTGGTTCTCGATATATCGTTTCACATCATCCAGTGCGGAATAACTCACCGAAAATGCCGCGTATCCCGCCTGCCAAGCAAATTCCTTCAAGGCATGAAACTCGCGATGAACCCAACTACTTGAATTCGATTTAAGGTCTCTTACCAAATTGGAAATGTTGGTTTGCCTGGCCATCGAAAACAAAAGGTGTACGTGATTCGCAGTTCCACCTGACTCGATCAATTTGTAACCTTGATTTCGTAAGACACCGGCGAAATACTTGGCCAAGTCACGCTCCCAATCTTCCCCAATCCAGTCCATTCGTCCCTTGGTGCTGAAAATCAAATGAACGTAGAGGCACGCGAAGGATTGAGGCATTTCCTGGCATCCTTGTCTGTTTCGCCCCGTTGGGGCTTGTGTTTGCTTCGATCCTTTTCCAGGGGCTTACGCCCCTGGCTATTTTATGTCGCCCCTTTGGGGCTGAGGATGCCTAGCACAAGGGCTGCTCTACTTAGGGGGCGGCCTGATTAGTTTTCAGGCATGCCGAACAAAGTAATTTATTACGTACAGCAGCGTCGCTGGACGTTCTTCATCCAACTTACAAACAAGGCATCTTGGTGTGCCAATCGGTAGCTTTTTGGAACATTTGGGCAGCTCGTAGGAGGCGGTCTTCTTCTAAGGCGGGGGCCTGCATGTGGAGGCCAACCGGGAGGCCGCTGCTGGTCATGCCGCAAGGAACCGAGATCGCTGGGATACCGGCCAGGTTCGCGGTTACCGTATACAAGTCTTCCAGGTACATCGCCAGCGGATCGTTGGTTTTCGATCCAGCCGCGAACGCCGGGTTTGGAGCGGTGGGGCCGACAATCAAATCGACCGACTTGAATACCTTATCGTAGTCCTCGCGAATCAATCGACGAACTTTCAATGCCTTGAGGTAATAGGCATCGTAGTAACCGGCGCTGAGGGTATACGTGCCGAGCATAATCCGACGCTTTACTTCCGGTCCAAAGCCTTCGGCCCGGCTTTGACGATACATGCGGATTAGTGGTGTATCCATTCGCTTGAGCCCGATCTCGTCGCCAGCTGCGGTTAGGGCTTCTTTCTCTTTTTCGAGCTCCGCCAGCATGGTTGCTTCGTCGCAACGATGTCCGTAGTGGGCACCATCGAAACGGGCCAGGTTACTCGAAGCTTCACTCGGGGCGATGATGTAATAAGTTGCGATCCCGTACTTGTTGTGCGGCAACGAAATATCGACCACCTTGGCACCTAGCGACTCGTAAACCTTGACCGCTTCGCGGACTGCTTTGTCCACTTCGCCGTCGAGCCCCTCGCCAAAGTGCTCTTTCACCATGCCAATCCGCAAACCTTCCAGCGGCTGATCAACTGATTTGCTAAACAGCGGGCAAGCCACATTCGCTGAAGTCGAATCAGCCGGATCATAGCCGCTAATCGCTTCCAGGAATAAAGCCGTGTCTTCGGCAGTACGAGCCATCGGGCCGATCTGATCTAAGCTACTGGCGAACGCGATCAAGCCGAAACGACTGACTCGGCCATAGGTTGGCTTCAAGCCGACTACGCCACAGAAGGATGCTGGCTGACGAATGGATCCGCCGGTATCGGTTCCAATCGAAAGAGGCACCATCTGAGCAGCCAGACAGGCCGCTGCCCCGCCGGAAGAACCGCCGGGGACGAGCTCGGTATTCCAAGGATTGCGTGTTTTGCCGAGGGCAGAATTTTCGGTCGAGCCCCCCATCGCGAACTCGTCCATGTTCGTCTTGCCGAGGATGACGGCGTCCGCCTCTTCCAGCTTTTTAATCACCGTGCTGCTGTAGGGCGGGACGAAGTTCTCGAGCATCTTCGAGGCGCACGTCGTGACTTCCCCTTCAGTGCAAAGCAGATCTTTCACCGCGACCGGAACACCGGCCAGCTTGCCGACCGGCTGGCCTGCTTTGCGTTTTTGATCGACATGTTCGGCTTTTGCCAGGGCCTTGTCGTCCATTACCTTCAGAAAGGCACCGATCTGGCCATCGTGCTGGCGGATACGATCCAGACAGGCCTTGGTCACTTCAACCGAGGTGACTTCGCCAGATTCAAGCTGAGACAACAACTGGGTGGCGGACGCTTCGTACAAAGCCATCGTGCGTTTTGCCTTTTCTTTCCGTCAGATTATTTCGAGCCAGGAAACGGCCAGATGAAGTGCCGCCGACAACGTTTAAGTCGCCATTGGCTGGTCAGTCTGCAAACCGACTATGATGCCGGAATTGAGTCGACTTGACTAGTCGTAGTAAGGACTTAGCCCAGGAAAGAGAAGCGGACGCACACAGATTCCACCGATTTCAGCGAACCAGATGGCGACCAACTCGATCAGACGCAGCATCTTACGATGCACACCGATATCGATAGGTCATAAGCTAATCAGCGAGAGAGACGCTTAAGGCCGTCCCTATTCCCCTAACACAGCAGGAACGCGAAAGCATTCGTCGTCCCGCTTGGGGGCATTCACCAAAGCAGCATCGCGTGGCAGCGATCCATGCGGAACATCCTCCGCGAAGATGTTGTGCTGCTCGACGGCATGAGCCATGGGCTCAACATCATCAGTATTCACTTCGCCAAGAAGCTCGACATAAGAGACGATTTGGCTCATCTGCTCGGTCATCTTCGTCAATTCTTCACCAGAAAGGCGAAGACGGGCCAACAACGAGACCTTTTCGACTTCTTCTCGGGTCAAAGATGACATCGAACTTCTCCTGCAAGCAGCACTCAAACAGGTGCCATGACCACGTCAAGGTGGCCACAATCACACCAAATTAGCGTCCGCGTTCTTCCGAAGGAAGCTTGAAGGGGCGATGACGCACGACCTTCTTCACGTAACCGCTACGAATGCACTGCGTGCAAACTCTCAGCTTTTTGTGTTCGCCATTTGGCATCACGGCCTTGGCGGTTTGCAGGTTCGGCTTGAACTTGCGACGGGTGATACCCGTGATTTTGGTACCGACACCGCCCAGGTACTTTGCCTTACCGCGGAGGGTAACTTTGTTGCCCATGCTGTGGCCCTTGCCACAAATTTCACACACGTTGGCCATTGCCAGCGACTCCTAGACGGTCGTCTATTGCTTGATACGAAACGGACCAATTTACCAATTGAGGCCTGCCCTGGCAAGGCGTCGACGCGAGGCAACTTGCTGCACTTGCCTCGCAAGTCATTACACTTGCAGCTACTTGGGCATTGGGTACTTACGGCAGACTTCCAGAATTTCTTCCAGAACGACGCCATTGGTACCAATTCCGTCGCCGCTGTAGATAGTCGATTCGCCGGTCCAACTGGTAAACGTACCACCAGATTCTTCCATGATTGGCTGCAATGCGGCGGCATCCCAGATGCTCATCATGGGGTCTATCATCGCGACAGCCCGGCCGGTTGCCACCAGCATATAGCCGTAGCAATCGCCCCAAGTCCTTGTCACGAAAGACCTTTCTTCCAGTTCAAGGAAGCCTTGCGTGGCGTTGCGTTTGTTGAAAGTGCTGACCTGCGAGGTCACCATCACGCCATCCGCAAGCGAAGCGGTTTTGTTGACCTGGGCCCGTACCGGGTCGTGGTGCGGACGTTCGTACCAGGCTCCCTTACCTTCGGCAGCCGAGATCATTTCATCCAGACCAGGAATGTAGACCACGCCCAGTCGTGATTTCCCATCCTTTTCGACACCAATCATCGTGCCGAACAAAGGTACGCCAGCGATAAAAGCCTTGGTGCCGTCGATGGGATCGACAATCCAGTTGTAACCGGTCGTCCCATCTTCGCTACCAAACTCTTCGCCGATGATGCCATCGTCAGGAAATTCTTCCTTAAGCCCTTTACGGATAATCTTTTCCGCGTTTTGATCCGCGATAGTAACAGGGGAAGCATCTTCCTTCTTTTCAAAGGAAAGATCGGCACGCTGAAAGTGTTCGAGCGTGCTTTTACCTGCGAGCCGGGCCAACCGACGGGCCGTCTCTAAACGCTTTTCGAGATTATTTTGTGAGGTGTTCATGGACATGAGAATAGAATGGTCGCTTGAACGGAACAAGCCCCCGATTCGACATCACCAACCCAATTTTGGTCACCTCAGGGCAAAGTCCCCTTCTAAAGAGGATGAACACGATCTGCCGATGGCGACACGGGGGCCGCGACTGCTTCACTGTGTACTAGTGGCATTTGCGAATCTTCCGTGTCATTTTCTTCGGATTCGATCGAAGGAGCCATAATTAGATGCGAGATTTTAATGGCTTCCAATTGCTTTCGAGCGGTTGCCGTCACATCCTGCAAGGCCTTCTGTAGATTCACTTGCGTGATATCATCCGGCGCGGCTGGCAGCGGTAACTTCGAGTCGAGCGGCCCTTCGATGGCTTCGATAACGTCGAGCAAAGAGATCTCCTCTGGCGAGCGAATCAGCATATAACCGCCGTCCACTCCACGAGTGCTTCTCAGAACTCCGTGATTCACCAAACTGCGAAGAACCTGAAGCAAAAAACGTTCTGGCATTTCGCCTTTGGAGGCAATCTGGCTACAAGGTACCGGGGTATCCGAATCCGATACCGCCAACTGCATGGTTGCCTGTAACGCATAAGCAACTGTTCGCGACAACTTCATTCCACTGCCCTCTTTTGTTATGGAACGATGATAATTTCAAAACGTGCAGGGGACTTATCGATTAACTGACAACCAATCCCCTAAACCCAATAAATACTTCTTCCACTCTTACCGTTTGACCTAGCGAGCAACGTTAGCCATAAGCTGACGCACGTTGATTCTCTTGGCCCAGAAATCTAGACAACTAGCCGTTTGCGGCTGACCTACCGTCTAAACCGACAACAAATGTCTTAAGACAACCTAGTCAATTAAAACAAATACAAAATTACTTACACCCCAAACGCGGTAAAAATGGAGAATACGTCTATTTCATACGGCTTTCAATACAAATATCTGCGGGTTTAACCGTTTTGACAAAAAAACAATAAAAAAGAGGTTAATGGCATACAAAGAACACTAATCAATTAGTTAGTGGCACAAACAAAGTATCGTTAAATACTGGGGGTTCAATCCGAACTTGCCACAAAGCACTGTGGCAAAACCCGCTGCTAGCATCAAAACGGCTTTGCTTGCTGCAGCACTCAAAGAGGGTTGGCTTCCCCAACCTTAGCTGCTCGGGAAGAAAGAAATGCAGGATCTCAGACGCAGGAAGCTAAGAAGGTTCCTGAGTAATCTCTGATTCCGCAGGCGCGTGCTGGGCAATGAAGAACGAGTGCCACAGCATCAACCCAGCACCGACGACCAAAAGCGTATCGGCAACGTTGAAATTGGGCCACACATACTCATCGCTGTAGCGAAAGAGGATGAAATCGCGGACGGCCGCTTTGCCCCAAATTCCAAGCCGATCGTAGAGATTGCCGAAGATCCCTCCGGTAATCAGGCCCAGCGCTGTGGTTAACAACCAATCATTAGCAGCTTTCGCCACAAACAACCAATACAAGATGCCAATGGCCGCCACGACCGAGAAGAGGGCAAATACCGGAGTGTAACCTTGCCCGAGGCCGAATAGGGCTCCTTCGTTGGTCGATGTTTGAAAGCCCACATAGGGCTCGATGAACCAAAAAGTGCGGTTTTGCCCAGGCTCGCCTAACCAGGCAAACACGGCTGCCTTACTCCACAGATCAAATCCGCACCCGGCGATACTAAGGCCAAAGAACAACACATAACGGCTTACAGGAACCGCCGAAGGGTGGCTATCCACGGGATTCTTCGTCTCGCTTGGTGGCACAGTCGATGCAGTAGTGGGTGTAGGGGATGGCATTGAGTCGCGACTTTTTGATCCGATGTCCACATTCAACGCACGCACCATACTCGCCCGATTCAATCCTGGCCAGGGCAGAATCAACTTCTGCTAGCGTAGCTTGCTCGGCAGCCAACAAGTCGAGCGAGAACTCTTGCTCGTAGTTGTCAGACCCAATATCAGCCATGTGGATCGGCATTTTCGATAGATCCCCAGCAGCCTCTCTGCCGGTCCGATTCAAAGCACCATCGGCCAGATGCGTAGCGTCGCCGACAAGCCTCGCCCGTAACACACGCAGTCTTTCTAGGTAAGGTTGAGCTTCCTCGGTCTTGTAAGCTCCTTTGCTTGGTCCCGTCTTTCCCATGGCGCTTCTCACGAAGGTGGTCTGTCGTTTGCCTTAATAGCCCGTCCAATGGGCAGAAACTGTAGTTTAGAGGGATCACTCTCACGCGGTCAAATCAAACAACTTTTTTTCACCAAGCTCTTCTTTTCTCCCCTAAACCTAGAATCGCTGAAATAATGTCTGAGCTGATGGAAAGTTAATGGGGTTCTATGAGCGAAAGGAGGCATTTTAGGTACTTCTGCGGCAGATCCTCGCGACTCGATACGATGTTGAACCACGTTTGCTAGGGTCGGCAGTAGATTTTTCCTTCTGAACCGTTCTTTTCCGATGGCGTCCAACTCTATTAGAATCGCATTCGTGTCCTAGACTTAACCGTCTCTCCAAGGACACACCCCTCATTTTCGGGCAAACTGCGGCGCGGCGACGCGTCTCCCGTGACCACCGAACCCCTTTGACCATAAGCATTTCAAAGCGTGACCACGACACCTGCCGCGTTTCAGCGGTGCATTTCGCCCGAATGCGGCCAGACCTACGATCTTTCCCAAACCCTGGTAGCTTGCCCTAAATGTGGCGACTTGCTGGATATTGCCTACGACTGGGACCGCTTGTCCCCGCCGAAAACCTGGAAAGATATCGAAGCGAACTGGGCCAAGCGAACCAACCCCCTCAACTTCAGCGGAGTATGGCGTTTTCGCTCGCTGTTTCCTTTCGCGACGGACGAACAAATCGTCACGCTCGGCGAAGGACAGACCTTGCTGCAGCAAACTGACGACGTCGGCAAATTCGTTGGGCTCGACTCGGGTAAACTTCACCTTCAGTACGAAGGCATGAACCCCAGCGGCAGCTTCAAAGACAACGGCATGACCGCTGCTTTCACACACGCCCACATGGTCGGTGCGAAGCGGGCCGCGTGTGCTTCGACTGGCAACACCAGTGCCTCTTTGGCCATGTACTGCAGCGTAACTCGCTTGATGAAAGCGGTAATCTTCATCGGCAGCGGCAAGATCTCGTACGGCAAGCTTTCCCAGGCACTCGACTACGGGGCACTCACCTTGCAGATCGCTGGCGACTTCGACGACGCGATGGCTCGCGTTAAGGAAGTCAGCAAGGATATGGGGATCTACCTGGTCAACAGCGTGAATCCCTTTCGCCTGGAAGGTCAGAAGTCGGTCATGTTCCGCGTACTGGAAGCGCTGCAGTGGGAAACGCCGGACTGGATTGTGGTTCCTGGCGGCAACCTCGGCAACAGCAGCGCCTTCGGTAAGGCCTTCGCCGAACTCAAAGAACTAGGGCTGATCGACCGGATTCCGCGTCTAGCGGTGATCAACGCCAGCGGAGCCGATACGCTCGATCAGCTTTATAACCAGCACGAAGTTCGTTGGAACGGCGGGATGTATCCACGCGATACCATCGCTGCCTACTACCAAAAGATGGACGACGAGAACCGCAAGGCTTCCACCCTGGCCAGCGCTATTGAAATCAACCGGCCGGTGAACCTGCACAAGTGCCTGCGGGCGCTGCACGACTGCGATGGTGTAGTTCGCCAGGTTTCAGATCAGGAGATCATGGACGCTAAGAGCCGTGTTGGCTCTGGCGGCATGGGCTGCGAACCGGCAAGCGCCGCCAGCGTAGCCGGTGCGAAGATTTTGCGAGAACAAGGGGTCATCGCCCCCAGCGATCGCGTGGTCTGCATCCTGACCGGTCACCTATTGAAAGACCCGACCGCCACCGTCGCCTATCACACAACCGATCAGGACACGTTCAATAGTGTTCTGGGAAGTCGCGGCGTCAAACGAGCCACGTTTGCTAATCGTGCCGTTGCCGTGAAGAACGACATGAACGACATCGTGCAAGCCATTCAGTTGTACGGCTAACTCCGGGATCCTCGCAAAGGGGGCCGAAGGGTGCGTCTCGATGCACCGCTGCCCCCTGAAATCCTCTTTACATCGAACGCGCGGAAACGCTTTTGCTCACGCGTTTTCGTAGGATAGGGTGCGTCAAAACGTTCCCATCCACACCGATCAAACCAATTGAGTCCGTCCCCTGCCCTTGCCTGTGTGGGCAGGAAGTCTCTTCAAGGTAGAAAGAAAATCATGCCCACCAAAGTCGCTATTAATGGGGCCGCTGGCCGGATGGGGCAACGCTTGGTTGCGCTAGGTTGCCAGGACAAGTCGCTGGAACTGGTTGCCTGCTTCGAATATTCTGGTCACCCCAAGTTCGGCCAAGATGCCGGCAACGTAGCTGGGGTGGGTGAACTTGGCTTGTACTTGGTCGATCATACGGACGAATCCTACGACGCAATCATCGACTTCTCGGTCCCTGAAGGTGCCCACGCCGCCGTCGAACGAGCCGTAACCGCCAAAGCTGCCTTGGTGATGGCCACCACTGGTCTTAAAGAAGAACACAAA
The window above is part of the Bremerella cremea genome. Proteins encoded here:
- the thrC gene encoding threonine synthase, with the protein product MTTTPAAFQRCISPECGQTYDLSQTLVACPKCGDLLDIAYDWDRLSPPKTWKDIEANWAKRTNPLNFSGVWRFRSLFPFATDEQIVTLGEGQTLLQQTDDVGKFVGLDSGKLHLQYEGMNPSGSFKDNGMTAAFTHAHMVGAKRAACASTGNTSASLAMYCSVTRLMKAVIFIGSGKISYGKLSQALDYGALTLQIAGDFDDAMARVKEVSKDMGIYLVNSVNPFRLEGQKSVMFRVLEALQWETPDWIVVPGGNLGNSSAFGKAFAELKELGLIDRIPRLAVINASGADTLDQLYNQHEVRWNGGMYPRDTIAAYYQKMDDENRKASTLASAIEINRPVNLHKCLRALHDCDGVVRQVSDQEIMDAKSRVGSGGMGCEPASAASVAGAKILREQGVIAPSDRVVCILTGHLLKDPTATVAYHTTDQDTFNSVLGSRGVKRATFANRAVAVKNDMNDIVQAIQLYG
- the rpmB gene encoding 50S ribosomal protein L28, translated to MANVCEICGKGHSMGNKVTLRGKAKYLGGVGTKITGITRRKFKPNLQTAKAVMPNGEHKKLRVCTQCIRSGYVKKVVRHRPFKLPSEERGR
- a CDS encoding RrF2 family transcriptional regulator, whose product is MKLSRTVAYALQATMQLAVSDSDTPVPCSQIASKGEMPERFLLQVLRSLVNHGVLRSTRGVDGGYMLIRSPEEISLLDVIEAIEGPLDSKLPLPAAPDDITQVNLQKALQDVTATARKQLEAIKISHLIMAPSIESEENDTEDSQMPLVHSEAVAAPVSPSADRVHPL
- the gatC gene encoding Asp-tRNA(Asn)/Glu-tRNA(Gln) amidotransferase subunit GatC, producing the protein MSSLTREEVEKVSLLARLRLSGEELTKMTEQMSQIVSYVELLGEVNTDDVEPMAHAVEQHNIFAEDVPHGSLPRDAALVNAPKRDDECFRVPAVLGE
- the tnpA gene encoding IS200/IS605 family transposase, whose translation is MPQSFACLYVHLIFSTKGRMDWIGEDWERDLAKYFAGVLRNQGYKLIESGGTANHVHLLFSMARQTNISNLVRDLKSNSSSWVHREFHALKEFAWQAGYAAFSVSYSALDDVKRYIENQKEHHRTRTFQEEFLSFLEKHHIEYDPKYVFE
- the lspA gene encoding signal peptidase II; amino-acid sequence: MDSHPSAVPVSRYVLFFGLSIAGCGFDLWSKAAVFAWLGEPGQNRTFWFIEPYVGFQTSTNEGALFGLGQGYTPVFALFSVVAAIGILYWLFVAKAANDWLLTTALGLITGGIFGNLYDRLGIWGKAAVRDFILFRYSDEYVWPNFNVADTLLVVGAGLMLWHSFFIAQHAPAESEITQEPS
- the gatA gene encoding Asp-tRNA(Asn)/Glu-tRNA(Gln) amidotransferase subunit GatA, whose product is MALYEASATQLLSQLESGEVTSVEVTKACLDRIRQHDGQIGAFLKVMDDKALAKAEHVDQKRKAGQPVGKLAGVPVAVKDLLCTEGEVTTCASKMLENFVPPYSSTVIKKLEEADAVILGKTNMDEFAMGGSTENSALGKTRNPWNTELVPGGSSGGAAACLAAQMVPLSIGTDTGGSIRQPASFCGVVGLKPTYGRVSRFGLIAFASSLDQIGPMARTAEDTALFLEAISGYDPADSTSANVACPLFSKSVDQPLEGLRIGMVKEHFGEGLDGEVDKAVREAVKVYESLGAKVVDISLPHNKYGIATYYIIAPSEASSNLARFDGAHYGHRCDEATMLAELEKEKEALTAAGDEIGLKRMDTPLIRMYRQSRAEGFGPEVKRRIMLGTYTLSAGYYDAYYLKALKVRRLIREDYDKVFKSVDLIVGPTAPNPAFAAGSKTNDPLAMYLEDLYTVTANLAGIPAISVPCGMTSSGLPVGLHMQAPALEEDRLLRAAQMFQKATDWHTKMPCL
- a CDS encoding TraR/DksA family transcriptional regulator; protein product: MGKTGPSKGAYKTEEAQPYLERLRVLRARLVGDATHLADGALNRTGREAAGDLSKMPIHMADIGSDNYEQEFSLDLLAAEQATLAEVDSALARIESGEYGACVECGHRIKKSRLNAIPYTHYCIDCATKRDEESRG
- the hisN gene encoding histidinol-phosphatase codes for the protein MSMNTSQNNLEKRLETARRLARLAGKSTLEHFQRADLSFEKKEDASPVTIADQNAEKIIRKGLKEEFPDDGIIGEEFGSEDGTTGYNWIVDPIDGTKAFIAGVPLFGTMIGVEKDGKSRLGVVYIPGLDEMISAAEGKGAWYERPHHDPVRAQVNKTASLADGVMVTSQVSTFNKRNATQGFLELEERSFVTRTWGDCYGYMLVATGRAVAMIDPMMSIWDAAALQPIMEESGGTFTSWTGESTIYSGDGIGTNGVVLEEILEVCRKYPMPK